Proteins encoded in a region of the Bacteroides sp. genome:
- a CDS encoding DPP IV N-terminal domain-containing protein yields MKKLYLLFALALLAAGCSPGITITEAHYERAESYLLPNISKRVYHLEVRPHWLADSSGFWHFTQTREGKRFFITSLEEPKTRPLFNHSRLAASLGEILEKEVDPSDLPFDQVRFVSNDLISFSIGGGTYHYDLTSQTLTIPEEREETDREPGLSPDGRYEAFIRDYNLFVREVETGEEQQLSTAGRRSLEYASILGWYDLMEGEGGERPENFFVSWSPDSRKLYTYLVDLSKAEKMYLLDFSVDNLFRPRLLSYYRGSPGDTTLVWYRPVLFDLASGHETFFDIPPVPHFNGLTLEWTEDSESLFGIFAHRGYKQADLIRVDAGTGQVETLISETSDTSVEYSSLILERVGKDKILFSSQQTGWHHLNLHEWNTGKLINPVTSGEYVVKRVLHVDEDHKVIYFVAAGREPGRDPYYNHLYRVNFDGKGLSLLTPEDAHHEFSLSPGGQFVVDNYSRVDLPTVSVLRKLSDGREVYRISEADASDLLSDGWTPPMRFTVKGRDDITDIYGIVYRPFNFNPRRKYPLIDYSYTGPHTASVPKSFSAALLNIQNPLRAFGFAVMVVDGLGTNGRSRAFRDISYQKMGFSLDCHVAAISQLGERHPWIDTTRVGIYGHSAGGYDAARAMLQYPNVYKVGVASAADHDHRMEKAWWPEMYMGYPVGDFYHEQSNVTNAANLRGRLLIAHGALDHNVNPSATYKLAEYLIRAQKDFDMLIIPSANHSFGRSQGDYFTKVRWNYFIRHLLPAEPVHNYRFRTILKEE; encoded by the coding sequence ATGAAGAAACTATACCTCTTATTTGCCCTGGCCTTGCTTGCCGCAGGCTGCTCCCCCGGGATCACCATCACCGAAGCCCATTACGAACGGGCTGAATCTTATCTATTGCCCAATATCAGCAAGCGGGTGTACCACCTGGAGGTGCGTCCCCATTGGCTGGCCGACAGCAGCGGTTTCTGGCATTTCACCCAAACCCGTGAAGGCAAGCGGTTTTTTATCACCAGCCTCGAAGAGCCCAAAACCCGGCCGCTCTTCAACCATAGCCGCCTGGCGGCTTCCCTCGGCGAAATACTGGAAAAGGAAGTGGACCCCTCTGACCTTCCATTCGATCAGGTACGATTTGTTTCTAACGATTTGATATCCTTCAGTATTGGGGGAGGAACATACCACTACGACCTTACCTCTCAAACGCTTACCATCCCGGAAGAAAGAGAGGAAACGGATCGAGAGCCTGGTCTTTCGCCCGATGGCCGTTACGAGGCTTTTATCCGCGACTACAATCTCTTTGTAAGAGAAGTTGAGACAGGGGAGGAGCAACAACTCAGCACCGCTGGCCGTAGAAGCCTGGAGTACGCCAGTATCTTAGGCTGGTACGACCTGATGGAAGGCGAGGGCGGCGAGCGTCCTGAAAACTTCTTTGTGAGCTGGTCTCCTGATTCGCGCAAGCTTTATACCTATCTGGTCGACCTCTCAAAGGCCGAAAAGATGTATCTGCTCGACTTCTCTGTCGATAACCTGTTCCGTCCCCGTTTGCTCAGCTACTACCGTGGCTCTCCGGGCGACACCACCCTGGTGTGGTACCGGCCAGTGCTCTTCGACCTCGCCAGCGGGCATGAAACATTTTTCGACATTCCTCCTGTGCCCCATTTCAATGGACTCACCTTGGAGTGGACCGAAGACTCCGAAAGCCTCTTTGGCATCTTTGCCCACAGGGGTTATAAGCAAGCCGATCTGATAAGGGTGGATGCCGGCACAGGGCAGGTAGAGACCCTCATCTCCGAAACCAGCGACACGTCCGTGGAATACTCCAGCCTGATCCTGGAGCGCGTGGGCAAGGATAAGATCTTGTTCAGTTCTCAGCAAACCGGTTGGCATCATTTGAACCTGCACGAATGGAATACGGGCAAGCTGATCAATCCAGTCACAAGCGGAGAGTATGTGGTGAAGCGTGTCCTCCATGTCGATGAAGATCATAAAGTTATTTATTTCGTGGCAGCGGGAAGGGAACCCGGCCGCGATCCCTATTACAACCACCTTTATCGTGTGAATTTTGACGGTAAGGGACTAAGCCTGCTGACGCCAGAGGATGCCCACCACGAATTCAGCCTTTCGCCAGGCGGCCAATTTGTGGTCGATAACTACTCCAGGGTTGATTTGCCAACGGTTTCAGTATTGCGGAAGCTTTCTGACGGAAGGGAAGTGTACCGCATCAGTGAAGCCGATGCCAGCGACCTGCTGTCCGATGGCTGGACGCCCCCGATGCGGTTTACCGTCAAGGGACGCGATGACATCACCGATATTTATGGCATTGTTTATCGGCCTTTCAATTTCAATCCTCGCCGAAAATATCCCCTCATCGATTATTCCTATACCGGCCCCCATACTGCCAGCGTTCCCAAGTCTTTCTCCGCTGCCCTGCTCAATATCCAGAACCCCTTGCGGGCCTTTGGTTTTGCCGTGATGGTGGTCGATGGACTGGGCACCAATGGCCGCTCCAGGGCTTTCCGCGACATCTCTTATCAAAAGATGGGTTTCAGCCTCGACTGCCACGTGGCCGCCATTAGCCAACTGGGGGAACGCCACCCCTGGATTGACACCACCCGCGTGGGTATCTACGGCCATTCGGCCGGGGGCTACGATGCTGCACGCGCCATGCTGCAATACCCCAATGTGTATAAGGTGGGGGTGGCTTCGGCCGCTGACCACGACCACCGCATGGAGAAGGCCTGGTGGCCAGAGATGTATATGGGATATCCTGTGGGCGATTTTTACCACGAACAGTCGAACGTCACCAACGCTGCCAATCTCCGTGGCCGCCTGCTTATTGCCCACGGCGCCTTAGATCACAATGTGAACCCCTCGGCCACCTACAAACTGGCCGAATACCTGATCCGTGCCCAGAAAGACTTCGATATGCTGATCATTCCTTCGGCTAACCACAGCTTCGGGCGCAGCCAGGGCGACTACTTCACCAAGGTTCGCTGGAATTATTTCATCCGACACCTGCTGCCCGCTGAGCCGGTGCACAACTACCGCTTCAGGACCATCCTGAAGGAAGAGTAA
- a CDS encoding AraC family transcriptional regulator — protein MKVFPFKIPKPENELVRHQVDQVSHFYDKLHQHPELQLTVILKGEGSLVVGDYIGRFRPGEIYLMGSNVPHVFRNDERYYREHSSRQAHSESLFFDLELFERRLAGIAEFEGLPERLRSLDGCYRITGRHHFIRSRIVKLRNLTGLQKIIRSFEVLELIVEGDLPERLNSLGSIRNYSAHEGKRMENVMRFLMEQSQRPITLAEVAGVASMNKEAFCRFFKERTRKTITEFLNEVRIARACQLLGNKDLTMMQVAAESGIPNLSYFNRVFRKIKGMTPREFRASYLSETEPPGD, from the coding sequence ATGAAAGTTTTCCCATTTAAAATCCCCAAGCCCGAGAATGAGCTGGTAAGGCACCAGGTGGACCAGGTCAGTCATTTCTACGACAAGCTGCACCAGCACCCTGAACTTCAGCTCACAGTAATTTTGAAGGGCGAGGGCAGCCTGGTGGTGGGCGATTACATCGGCCGTTTCAGGCCCGGGGAAATCTACCTAATGGGTTCGAACGTGCCTCACGTCTTTCGCAATGATGAGCGCTATTACCGGGAACATTCTTCTCGACAGGCCCACAGTGAGTCTCTGTTTTTCGACCTGGAGCTTTTCGAGCGCAGGCTGGCGGGTATTGCAGAGTTTGAGGGACTGCCTGAGCGGCTGCGCAGCCTCGACGGCTGTTACCGCATCACGGGGCGCCATCATTTCATCCGCAGCCGCATCGTGAAGCTGCGCAATCTCACAGGGCTACAAAAGATCATCCGCAGCTTTGAAGTGCTTGAGCTGATCGTGGAGGGCGATTTGCCGGAGCGTCTGAACTCACTGGGCAGCATCCGCAACTACTCGGCGCATGAGGGCAAACGTATGGAAAATGTGATGCGCTTCCTGATGGAACAAAGCCAGCGGCCCATCACCCTGGCAGAGGTGGCCGGGGTAGCCAGTATGAACAAGGAAGCCTTTTGCCGTTTTTTTAAGGAGCGCACGCGCAAGACCATCACTGAATTCCTCAATGAGGTGCGCATCGCCCGTGCCTGCCAGTTGCTGGGCAACAAGGACCTGACGATGATGCAGGTGGCCGCTGAGTCGGGCATCCCCAACCTTTCCTATTTCAACCGGGTGTTCCGGAAAATCAAGGGCATGACGCCCCGAGAGTTCAGGGCTTCCTACCTTTCGGAAACAGAACCGCCCGGCGACTGA
- a CDS encoding fasciclin domain-containing protein — protein sequence MKKQMINIATRANALRFGLIIALGIFAASCSKEEVSPVADIPGQEMNIVDKLASFENADNGTSYGFQSTTQPMDMVVQGENIEERKAAAASNRPTFSTLNVALARTGLASVVSSNRLTVFAPTDAAFAELGLYPNNIASVPNLADILLYHVVDGVVTSDMLSNGFVPTANGAAVEINLDNGVFVNDAQVIMADIKARNGIIHAIDKVMFPPTMNLVELAQSFAPEFSILVDAVIAAGLTEVLATGGPFTVFAPTNAAFAALLEELPYDSLDEIPVEVLTEVLLYHVVEGRVFSSDLVSGTVPTLNGTFEVNTSNFTITDFNQREANIVTSLINIQATNGVVHVIDRVILPELN from the coding sequence ATGAAAAAACAAATGATTAACATCGCAACCCGCGCCAACGCCCTTCGCTTTGGCCTTATCATCGCCCTTGGTATTTTCGCCGCTTCCTGCAGCAAGGAAGAAGTTAGCCCTGTAGCTGATATCCCTGGACAGGAAATGAACATTGTTGACAAACTGGCTAGTTTTGAAAACGCCGATAACGGTACCAGTTATGGTTTCCAATCCACCACCCAGCCAATGGACATGGTAGTCCAGGGTGAAAACATTGAAGAGCGCAAAGCCGCCGCTGCCAGCAACAGGCCCACCTTCAGCACCCTGAATGTAGCCCTTGCACGCACCGGTTTGGCCAGTGTGGTTTCCTCGAACCGCCTGACGGTTTTTGCACCCACGGATGCTGCTTTTGCCGAGCTGGGACTGTACCCCAACAACATTGCTTCTGTTCCTAATCTGGCCGACATCCTGTTGTACCACGTGGTAGACGGCGTTGTTACCAGTGACATGCTTAGCAATGGTTTCGTACCTACTGCCAACGGCGCTGCTGTTGAGATCAACCTCGACAACGGTGTATTCGTGAACGATGCACAGGTCATTATGGCCGATATTAAAGCCCGCAATGGCATCATCCACGCCATCGACAAGGTGATGTTCCCCCCCACCATGAACCTGGTGGAACTGGCTCAGAGCTTTGCCCCTGAATTTTCGATCCTGGTTGACGCTGTGATCGCAGCTGGACTGACCGAAGTACTGGCCACCGGCGGACCCTTCACCGTGTTTGCTCCTACCAACGCTGCTTTCGCAGCATTGCTTGAGGAACTGCCTTACGACAGTCTTGACGAGATCCCGGTAGAAGTCCTGACCGAAGTATTGCTCTACCATGTGGTTGAAGGCCGCGTATTCTCGAGCGACCTGGTAAGCGGAACGGTACCCACCCTGAACGGTACTTTCGAAGTGAACACCAGCAACTTCACCATCACTGATTTCAACCAGCGCGAAGCAAACATTGTCACCTCGCTGATCAACATCCAGGCTACCAATGGTGTAGTACATGTGATCGATCGCGTGATCCTGCCCGAACTGAATTAA
- a CDS encoding DNA alkylation repair protein encodes MTAAEILKELKAQSNEKVMAHNRKYGAGDNQFGVKMGDIRALAKKIKKNHPLALELWETTIIDARLLACLIVDNRALTADDLDELVRSIDFVHLADWFNAYVLKDHPDREVLRAKWMEDADRWAARSGWALTAEMIAKGADGLDLEQLLNRIEKEMPTAPPEVQWTMNFALAYIGIHHPQHRQRALAIGNALGIYRDYPVSKGCTSPFAPIWINEMVSRMEGVR; translated from the coding sequence ATGACAGCAGCAGAAATTCTGAAGGAGTTGAAAGCTCAAAGCAATGAAAAAGTGATGGCCCACAACCGCAAATACGGGGCCGGGGATAATCAGTTTGGGGTTAAGATGGGCGACATCAGGGCGCTGGCCAAAAAGATCAAAAAGAACCACCCCCTGGCGCTGGAGCTCTGGGAAACAACAATCATCGATGCCCGCCTGCTGGCCTGCCTGATCGTGGACAACAGGGCCCTGACTGCGGATGATTTGGATGAACTGGTGCGCTCCATCGATTTTGTGCATCTGGCCGACTGGTTCAATGCCTATGTGCTGAAAGACCATCCGGATCGGGAAGTCCTGAGAGCCAAGTGGATGGAGGACGCTGACCGCTGGGCGGCCCGTTCGGGCTGGGCCCTTACGGCAGAAATGATCGCCAAGGGGGCAGATGGCCTGGATCTGGAACAGCTGCTGAACCGCATAGAAAAAGAAATGCCAACCGCTCCGCCAGAGGTGCAGTGGACCATGAACTTTGCCCTGGCCTACATCGGCATCCACCACCCGCAACACCGCCAAAGGGCCCTTGCCATCGGCAATGCCCTGGGCATTTACCGCGATTACCCCGTCTCAAAAGGCTGCACCTCGCCATTTGCACCCATCTGGATCAATGAGATGGTGAGCAGGATGGAAGGGGTTAGGTAA
- a CDS encoding T9SS type A sorting domain-containing protein yields the protein MMKRLPKAIFSILISLFSSSAFGQDITFEDFVGTWHGTYSDSWVSNAPMTMTIFEDGFYTETSGHMMPSIYPNTQQCEYQASTNRFHWWYLATVYAGQRFYDHFYYEVVYFQNDTLELHYNFWDDPEPHPETSTIRLVKASNTPPPASLDIDFVNDEVMLVWETPEGEGVQLAELEGYNVYKSHESSDYELVAYTEETSFLIENGSTAGLNTYYITAVYDAGESLPSDEILIIFDTPEPGTLEGEAVAVTDINLKWSEPSPESGPMASLEGYNVYHKFEDGSFEIVAFTESLTYSHESLNSGSHHYYVTAVFDGGESDPSNEVEIMLGSTSVGEINSSSISIYPNPAKDRIFINTNEAIRKISIFNSLGQVLKAVETPSNRQSIDLSDFDSGLYIISIQTNQGFISRKFLVR from the coding sequence ATGATGAAAAGATTACCCAAAGCAATTTTTTCCATCCTGATATCCCTGTTCTCTTCTTCCGCCTTTGGCCAGGACATCACTTTTGAGGATTTCGTGGGGACATGGCATGGTACATATAGTGACTCATGGGTTAGCAACGCACCGATGACGATGACGATTTTCGAAGATGGTTTTTATACTGAGACTTCCGGTCATATGATGCCATCCATTTATCCTAATACTCAGCAATGCGAATACCAGGCTTCCACAAACAGGTTCCACTGGTGGTATCTTGCCACCGTTTATGCAGGTCAAAGGTTCTATGACCATTTTTACTATGAAGTGGTCTATTTTCAAAACGACACCCTGGAGCTGCATTACAACTTCTGGGATGATCCTGAGCCCCACCCAGAGACAAGTACTATTCGTTTGGTCAAGGCCAGCAACACCCCCCCTCCGGCAAGCCTTGATATCGATTTTGTAAATGATGAAGTGATGCTGGTTTGGGAAACCCCTGAGGGAGAAGGCGTCCAGCTGGCTGAACTGGAAGGCTATAATGTCTACAAAAGTCATGAATCCTCTGATTATGAGCTGGTGGCCTATACCGAAGAAACTTCTTTCCTGATTGAAAATGGCTCAACCGCAGGCCTCAACACCTATTATATTACAGCTGTTTATGATGCAGGCGAATCCCTCCCCTCCGATGAAATACTCATTATTTTCGACACCCCTGAACCCGGAACCCTGGAAGGGGAAGCCGTCGCAGTCACAGATATTAATCTTAAATGGTCAGAGCCCAGCCCGGAATCTGGCCCCATGGCTTCCTTGGAGGGTTACAATGTCTATCATAAATTTGAGGACGGGTCTTTTGAAATCGTAGCGTTTACCGAATCATTGACCTATTCGCACGAAAGCCTGAACAGTGGATCGCATCATTATTACGTGACTGCTGTTTTCGATGGAGGTGAATCCGATCCTTCCAATGAGGTGGAAATTATGCTGGGATCAACTTCTGTTGGTGAGATAAACTCCTCTTCTATTTCCATCTATCCAAATCCTGCAAAAGACCGCATCTTCATTAATACAAACGAAGCCATTCGGAAGATCAGTATTTTTAATTCATTGGGGCAAGTTTTAAAGGCTGTTGAAACGCCTTCAAACCGTCAAAGCATAGATTTAAGTGACTTTGATTCAGGTTTATATATTATCTCCATTCAAACCAACCAAGGCTTCATTTCCAGGAAGTTCTTGGTGAGATAA
- the hydF gene encoding [FeFe] hydrogenase H-cluster maturation GTPase HydF: MSKGRENKPHIGIFGRRNNGKSSFINALAGQDIAIVSDVPGTTADPVRKSMELPGIGPAILVDTAGIDDSGDLGTKRVNRSLAALRTVDMAILLITENIFGEFEENLVRSFQAQDVPFMVIHNKSDLYPLAPELKERLKRDFGLVPLEFCALHPSNVEEVIDTLRKVMPETAYTSRSLLGDVLKPGDLVLLITPIDTEAPEGRMILPQMQAVRDVLDNDCPVILVKENGLDELIRELKPRPKLAVTDSQVFEKANAAVPKDILLTSFSIMLARHKGDFEHYIEGTPKIGSLKDGDRVLILESCTHHVSCDDIGRYKIPAWMKKFTGKDLSFDVVAGLGDTPRPITDYALVVQCGGCVITRRQIIGRLKAAVDAGVPVTNYGMAIAWMHGIFERAVEPFVKA, encoded by the coding sequence ATGTCAAAAGGCAGAGAAAATAAACCCCATATTGGAATCTTTGGCCGGCGCAACAACGGGAAGAGCTCGTTCATCAATGCGCTTGCAGGGCAGGATATTGCCATTGTTTCGGATGTGCCGGGCACGACGGCAGACCCGGTGCGCAAGTCGATGGAACTGCCGGGCATTGGCCCGGCCATCCTTGTAGACACCGCTGGCATTGACGACAGCGGTGACCTTGGTACGAAGCGGGTGAACCGTTCGCTGGCCGCCCTGCGCACCGTGGACATGGCCATTTTGCTGATCACCGAAAACATTTTCGGGGAGTTTGAGGAGAACCTGGTCCGTTCCTTCCAGGCGCAGGATGTGCCATTTATGGTGATCCACAACAAGTCGGACCTTTATCCCCTTGCTCCGGAGCTAAAGGAGCGGCTAAAAAGGGATTTTGGCTTGGTGCCCCTGGAGTTTTGTGCCCTTCATCCATCGAATGTGGAAGAGGTGATCGACACCCTGCGAAAGGTGATGCCCGAGACGGCCTATACTTCGCGCAGCCTGTTGGGTGACGTCCTCAAACCCGGCGACCTGGTGTTGCTCATCACGCCTATTGACACCGAAGCGCCCGAGGGGCGAATGATCCTGCCCCAGATGCAAGCCGTCCGTGATGTGCTTGACAACGATTGTCCTGTGATCCTGGTCAAAGAGAACGGTCTGGATGAACTGATCCGGGAGCTGAAGCCCAGGCCGAAACTGGCAGTGACCGACAGCCAGGTGTTCGAGAAGGCCAATGCAGCCGTTCCAAAGGATATCCTTCTGACCAGTTTCAGCATTATGCTGGCCCGCCATAAAGGCGATTTTGAACATTATATTGAGGGCACACCAAAGATCGGGTCGCTGAAAGACGGCGACCGGGTGCTGATCCTGGAGTCGTGCACCCACCATGTCTCGTGCGATGACATCGGGCGTTACAAGATCCCTGCCTGGATGAAGAAGTTCACTGGCAAAGATCTGAGTTTCGATGTGGTGGCCGGGCTTGGCGATACCCCAAGACCCATCACTGATTATGCGCTGGTGGTGCAGTGCGGGGGATGTGTGATCACCCGCAGGCAGATCATAGGGCGCCTGAAGGCCGCAGTGGATGCAGGGGTGCCCGTTACCAACTATGGCATGGCCATTGCCTGGATGCACGGGATCTTTGAGCGGGCGGTGGAGCCGTTTGTGAAGGCTTGA
- the hydE gene encoding [FeFe] hydrogenase H-cluster radical SAM maturase HydE yields the protein MPGPVKEILQKEFLEKADLVAMLSAEGEERRLVFEKAASVKDKYVGNKVYYRGLIEFSNICGKNCLYCGIRAGNQNTHRYEVEEQEVLEAARYAWENKFGSLVLQSGERSDKAFVDRIEHLLREIKALSNGELGITLSLGEQSEETYRRWFEAGAHRYLLRIEVSNPELYPKYHPHNKKHDYQARLNCLHLLRKVGYQVGSGVMIGLPFQKVEDLADDLMFLREHDIDMVGMGPYIEHEDTPLYQYRDQLLPKEKRFDLALKMVAVLRIMMKDINIAATTAMQTLDPLGREKAVKVGANIIMPNLTPTQYREDYLLYEDKPCLDEDADECRRCLEARIHMAGGEVGFGEWGDSKHFMKRKK from the coding sequence ATGCCTGGACCGGTAAAAGAAATATTGCAAAAGGAATTTCTCGAAAAGGCTGACCTGGTGGCTATGTTGTCGGCGGAGGGGGAGGAGCGTCGGCTGGTATTTGAGAAGGCTGCATCGGTGAAGGATAAGTATGTGGGCAATAAGGTATACTACCGGGGGCTGATCGAGTTTTCGAATATTTGCGGGAAGAACTGCCTGTATTGCGGTATACGGGCAGGAAATCAAAACACCCACCGCTATGAGGTGGAAGAGCAGGAAGTGCTGGAGGCAGCACGCTATGCCTGGGAAAACAAGTTTGGCAGCCTGGTGCTGCAGTCGGGCGAGCGTTCGGATAAGGCTTTTGTGGACCGCATTGAACATCTTTTGCGGGAGATCAAGGCCCTGAGCAATGGCGAATTGGGTATCACCCTCTCGCTGGGAGAGCAGAGCGAGGAGACCTACCGGCGCTGGTTTGAGGCCGGTGCACACCGTTACCTCCTCCGCATTGAGGTATCGAACCCTGAGCTGTATCCGAAATACCACCCGCACAACAAGAAACACGATTACCAGGCACGTTTGAACTGCCTGCACCTGCTGCGCAAAGTCGGTTACCAGGTGGGTTCGGGCGTGATGATCGGGCTGCCCTTTCAGAAGGTGGAAGACCTGGCCGATGACCTGATGTTCCTCAGGGAACACGACATCGATATGGTGGGGATGGGACCTTACATTGAACACGAAGATACGCCCCTGTATCAATACAGGGATCAGTTACTCCCCAAGGAGAAACGCTTTGACCTGGCGCTGAAAATGGTGGCCGTCCTTCGAATCATGATGAAAGACATTAACATTGCAGCTACCACGGCAATGCAGACCTTGGACCCGCTGGGGCGTGAAAAGGCCGTTAAGGTGGGGGCCAACATTATCATGCCCAACCTGACGCCGACCCAGTACCGGGAAGATTATTTGTTGTATGAAGACAAGCCTTGCCTGGATGAGGATGCTGACGAATGCCGCCGCTGCCTGGAGGCCCGCATCCATATGGCTGGTGGCGAAGTGGGTTTTGGCGAATGGGGCGACTCGAAGCACTTTATGAAGAGAAAAAAGTAA
- a CDS encoding FprA family A-type flavoprotein yields the protein MKDAKRPDVEVLDITGDVKWIGILDYDIVTFDVVMETEYGTTYNSYFINAEKKAIIETSKEKFWDVYLEKIKKLTNPAEIEYIILNHTEPDHSGNLANLLALAPNATVVGSRLAISYLQDFMGKEFKHIIAKDGNTLDLGNMTLRFISAPNLHWPDSMYTYLEEDKLLFTCDSFGCHYAHHKMYDDQVGDFSDAFKYYFDVILKPFSKFMLKAIEKIRPLEIKAVLTGHGPLLMKDWKTWVDLSEQYAREALQTPQKNYVFIPYVSAYHNTGKLGEAIAEGIQSVGDFEVEVADIETMPLGDVDERVARSSGIVVGCPTINQNILLPIYKLFAVISPIRDKGKIAGSFGSYGWSGEAGKLINGNLSNLKLDVQGEGIFVKFTPHENEYQLCFDYGKLIGEKILEKNI from the coding sequence ATGAAAGACGCTAAAAGACCTGATGTTGAAGTGCTGGACATTACCGGCGACGTGAAGTGGATCGGTATTCTTGATTATGATATTGTTACGTTTGATGTGGTGATGGAAACAGAATACGGGACCACCTACAACTCTTATTTTATCAATGCCGAAAAGAAAGCCATCATTGAGACTTCCAAGGAGAAGTTCTGGGATGTTTACCTGGAAAAGATCAAAAAGTTGACCAACCCGGCTGAGATAGAATACATTATCCTGAATCATACCGAGCCCGACCATAGCGGGAACCTGGCTAATCTCCTGGCCCTGGCCCCCAATGCCACCGTAGTGGGCAGCAGGCTGGCCATCAGCTACCTGCAGGATTTTATGGGGAAGGAATTTAAACATATCATTGCCAAGGACGGGAATACCCTTGACTTGGGCAATATGACCCTGCGCTTTATTTCGGCCCCTAACCTGCATTGGCCCGACAGCATGTATACATACCTCGAGGAAGATAAGTTGCTGTTTACCTGCGATTCGTTCGGCTGCCACTATGCACATCATAAGATGTATGACGACCAGGTGGGTGACTTTTCAGATGCCTTCAAATATTACTTTGATGTGATTCTGAAACCGTTCAGCAAGTTTATGCTGAAAGCCATTGAGAAGATCCGGCCCCTTGAAATCAAAGCGGTACTTACCGGCCACGGTCCCTTGCTGATGAAGGACTGGAAGACATGGGTGGACCTGTCGGAGCAGTATGCCCGGGAAGCCCTGCAGACGCCACAGAAGAATTACGTTTTTATTCCTTATGTTTCGGCTTACCACAATACCGGCAAGCTTGGGGAAGCCATTGCAGAGGGTATCCAGAGCGTTGGCGATTTCGAGGTGGAAGTGGCCGACATTGAGACCATGCCCCTGGGTGATGTCGATGAGCGCGTTGCGCGCAGCAGTGGCATCGTGGTGGGTTGCCCAACCATCAACCAGAACATCCTGTTGCCCATTTACAAGTTGTTTGCAGTGATCAGCCCCATCCGGGATAAAGGCAAGATCGCAGGATCCTTTGGCTCCTATGGCTGGAGTGGTGAGGCCGGCAAGCTTATTAACGGTAACCTTTCGAACCTGAAACTTGATGTGCAGGGCGAAGGGATATTTGTAAAATTTACGCCCCACGAAAACGAATATCAGCTTTGCTTCGACTATGGCAAACTGATCGGGGAGAAAATCCTGGAAAAGAACATTTGA